The Amycolatopsis nigrescens CSC17Ta-90 genomic interval CCCGGCACGGCGGCTGCTGAAGGGGCTCGTGGACGAGGTGGTCGGCCGAAGGCACTCCCGGACCTTCCTGCTCGGCCAGCTGACCGGTGCCCGGCACGAGCTGGTCGAAGAGCTCTACGACGCGCGCCTGCTGCACGTGCTGCGCCGCGGCATCGCGGACCGCAAGAGCCCGGGCACGCTCTACGACGGGTTCGCCATCGACTACGGCTGCTACGTCGCACTGCTCGTCGGGGACGGGCCCCGCCCCCGCGGCCGCGGCGGCTGGCTGAACTCGTCCAAGGGCATCCCGCCGGACGGTTTCAACCTCGCCAAGGAGGCCTTGGACCTCGACCTGCTCCGCTAGCCCTCGTGAGTGAAAACCGTTGCCAGGGCAACACTTTTCACTCACGAGCGCTGACCTGCGGAAAGGTCGGGTCAGATGTCGAGCACGAGTGTGCCGCCCTTGGCGCGGGACACGCAGATCAGCATCTGCTCTTCGCGCTCGGCGTCGGTCAGCGCGCCGTCGCGGTGCTCGACCTCGCCATCGAGCACCCGCACCACGCAGGTCCGGCAGAAACCCTGCCGGCAGGAGTAGGCCACGTCCGGCAGCGCGGCCCGCGCGACGTCCAGCACGGACCGGTCGGCGGGCACGTCCAGGACCCGCCCGCTGCGGTTCAGCGCCACCCGGAACGGCCTGCCGTCCACGATCGGCGGTGCGGAGAAACGCTCGAAATGCATCGCCCGCGTCCCGCGCCCTGCCACGTCGATGCGGACCCCGCTGATCATCGGGGCCGGCCCGCAGCAGTACACCGCCGCGTTCTCCGGTGCGCCCTCCAGCAGTTCGGCGCCCGATGCCGGGATGCCGTAGTCGGTGTCCGGCCGGATCCACACCCTGCTCTCGTCCAATGTGGACAGCTCGTCGAGGAACGGCATGGAGGCGGCCGTCCTGCCGGTGTACACCAGCCGCCAGTTCGCGCCGAGCGCCGCCGCGCGCCGCACCATCGGCAGGATCGGGGTGATCCCGATACCGCCCGCGATGAACAGGTACGAGCGGTATGGCACGAACGGGAAGGCGTTGCGCGGCCCGCGGACCGTCACCGGCGAACCCGGCCGCAGCGTTTCGTGCACCTCGATGGAGCCCCGGCCGCCACCGTCCTCAACGCCGATCCGGCGGACCGCGATCCGGTAGCCGGTCCGGTCGTCCGGGTCCCCGCACAGCGAGTACTGCCGGATCCTGCCCGAAGGCAGCAGCAGGTCCAGATGGGCACCCGGCCGCCAGAAGGGCAGCCGCGCGCCGTCCGGTGCGGCCAGCCGCAGGCTCACCACGTCCTCCGCCTCGCGCCGCGTCCGCTGCACGACCAGCCGCAGGTCCCGGTCCACCGGCACGATCGGCGGCCGCCTGCGCCCGCTGAACCGGCTGAGCCGCTGGTAGGCGCCGGCCACCGCGGCCAGCGGTCGCATCATCCGGTCCGGGTGCGCGCGCCCGCGCAGGTCCGCTGGCACCCTGGGTAGTTCGGTCAAGCCGGTCACTCCGTTCAGTGCGCCGACTCGGCCGCCCGCGCGGCCGGCGAGCTCGCCAGATAGGCCACCGCCTGTTCGGTGGAGCCGGTCTGCGAGGGGTGGTAGGACGGCTTGAAGTACGGCCGGATCTCCCGCAGCAGGCTGCGGCCGGTGGGCAGCAGGCCGAGCTTGCTGGCCCGTCGGAACTCCCGCCAGCTCGCCTTCTTCGCGCCGGTCGGATCGTTGCGCATCAGGAACCGGGTGCCGCGGACGAAGGCCCAGGCCAGTACCGGGGTGACCACGAACATCGCGCGCACCCGGCGGCTGTACCGGCCGTCGAGGTGTTGGAAGAGCTCGAAGGCGACCGAACGGTGCTCGACCTCTTCGGCGGCGTGCCAGCGGAGCAGGTCGAGCATGGTCGGGTCGGCGCCGTCCAGTGCGCGTGCGTCGAGCACCCACTGCCCGAGGAACGCGGTGTAGTGCTCGATCGCGGCGACCAGGCCGACCCGCTCGACGATCCACTCCTCGCGGGCCCTGCCGGTCAGGTCGCGGTCGCCGAGCAGCTTCCGGAAGATCCACTCCATCTGGCGGACGAACGGCCCGGTGTCCAGCCCCTTGTGGTCGAGGTGGTCGGCCGCGCCGGCGTGCGCCTCGGCGTGCATGGCCTCCTGGCCGATGAAGCCGAGCACGTCCTCGCGCAGCCGGTCGTCCTTGATCAGCGGCACCGCCTGCTTGAACAGGTCGACGAACCAGCGCTCGCCCTCCGGCAGCGTGATGTGCAGGACGTTCATCGTGTGCGTGACCTGCGGTTCGCCGGGCACCCAGTGCATCGGCAGGTCCGCCAAGTCGAACTTGACGTCCCTGGGGTGCAGCACGATCTGTTCCTGCTCGGACTCGGCACTCATGCGTCTCACCGCCGCGTGCCGGCGGGCACCCGCCCGGAGAGCTCGTAGTCGGACGGCTTCACCTTGCGGGTCTGCAGCCAGTACCGCCAGGTGAACCCCGGCCAGATCGTCCGGTTGACGCCCTTCGAGTCCAGGTACCAGCTCTTGCAGCCGCCCTGCGTCCAGACGCCCTTGACCAGCTTGTCCTGGATCTCGGCCTGGAACTCGTCCTGCACGCCCGGCCGCACGTCCAGCGCGGCGGCGTCGCGGGAGTCGGCCAGCCTGATCGCGTCCACCACGTACTTCGACTGGGACTCGATCATGAACACCACCGAGTTGTGCCCGAGCGCGGTGTTCGGCCCGAGCAGGAAGAACAGGTTCGGGAAGCCGGAGACGGTGATGCCGAGATGGGTCTGGATGCCTTCAGCGGCCCATTCCTTGGCCAGGTCGCGTCCGTCCACCCCGGTGATGTCCAGGTACTCCAGCGCGTCGGTGACGTGGAACCCGGTGCCGTAGATGATCGCGTCCACCTCGTGCTCGACGCCGGCCGTGTCGAGCACGCTGTGCGCGCGCACCTCGGCCACGCCGTCGGTGACCACGTCCACGTTGTCGCGGTTGAGCGCGGGGTAGTAGTCGTTCGAGATCAGCACCCGCTTGCAGCCCATCGTGTAGTCCGGGGTGAGCTTGCGGCGCAGCTCCCGATCCTTGATGTGCTTGCCCATATGGCGTTTCGCGATTCCCTCGGCGGCCCGCATGAGTGCCGGGTGGCCGTTGAAGCCGACCGCGCGGACCTCGAGGAACCAGTAGAGCAGGTTCCGGTAGAGCCGCTGCGTCCCCGGCACCAGCTTGAACAGCCGCCTCGACCAGGCCGGCATCGCGTGGTCCGGTTTGGGCATGATCCACGGCGGGGTGCGCTGGAACAGGTTCAGCTCGGCCACCTTCGGCGCGATCTGCGGCACGAACTGGATGGCCGAGGCGCCGGTGCCGACCACCGCGACCCGCTTGCCGGTCAGGTCGTACTCGT includes:
- a CDS encoding PDR/VanB family oxidoreductase, which gives rise to MTGLTELPRVPADLRGRAHPDRMMRPLAAVAGAYQRLSRFSGRRRPPIVPVDRDLRLVVQRTRREAEDVVSLRLAAPDGARLPFWRPGAHLDLLLPSGRIRQYSLCGDPDDRTGYRIAVRRIGVEDGGGRGSIEVHETLRPGSPVTVRGPRNAFPFVPYRSYLFIAGGIGITPILPMVRRAAALGANWRLVYTGRTAASMPFLDELSTLDESRVWIRPDTDYGIPASGAELLEGAPENAAVYCCGPAPMISGVRIDVAGRGTRAMHFERFSAPPIVDGRPFRVALNRSGRVLDVPADRSVLDVARAALPDVAYSCRQGFCRTCVVRVLDGEVEHRDGALTDAEREEQMLICVSRAKGGTLVLDI
- a CDS encoding metal-dependent hydrolase, which gives rise to MSAESEQEQIVLHPRDVKFDLADLPMHWVPGEPQVTHTMNVLHITLPEGERWFVDLFKQAVPLIKDDRLREDVLGFIGQEAMHAEAHAGAADHLDHKGLDTGPFVRQMEWIFRKLLGDRDLTGRAREEWIVERVGLVAAIEHYTAFLGQWVLDARALDGADPTMLDLLRWHAAEEVEHRSVAFELFQHLDGRYSRRVRAMFVVTPVLAWAFVRGTRFLMRNDPTGAKKASWREFRRASKLGLLPTGRSLLREIRPYFKPSYHPSQTGSTEQAVAYLASSPAARAAESAH
- a CDS encoding flavin-containing monooxygenase, which encodes MSTRVKVVIIGTGFAGLGQAIQLERAGIRDYVILEKALEVGGTWRDNSYPGCACDIQSHMYSFSYEQNPDWSRSFSPQPEIFDYLKGVADKYRLRERIRFGVEVTGAHWDESARNWTVTTSSGDEFVGQFVVSGVGGLHIPQIPKLPGIEKFQGQTWHSAQWNHEYDLTGKRVAVVGTGASAIQFVPQIAPKVAELNLFQRTPPWIMPKPDHAMPAWSRRLFKLVPGTQRLYRNLLYWFLEVRAVGFNGHPALMRAAEGIAKRHMGKHIKDRELRRKLTPDYTMGCKRVLISNDYYPALNRDNVDVVTDGVAEVRAHSVLDTAGVEHEVDAIIYGTGFHVTDALEYLDITGVDGRDLAKEWAAEGIQTHLGITVSGFPNLFFLLGPNTALGHNSVVFMIESQSKYVVDAIRLADSRDAAALDVRPGVQDEFQAEIQDKLVKGVWTQGGCKSWYLDSKGVNRTIWPGFTWRYWLQTRKVKPSDYELSGRVPAGTRR